One Triticum dicoccoides isolate Atlit2015 ecotype Zavitan chromosome 5B, WEW_v2.0, whole genome shotgun sequence genomic window carries:
- the LOC119310094 gene encoding protein WEAK CHLOROPLAST MOVEMENT UNDER BLUE LIGHT 1-like, whose amino-acid sequence MEELNVEGVQQVEELNVKGVQQEEELNVKGVHQVAVVPNTVDSLENLTDSKPLVSVGFTESSPDGHNRHLSEDLSSLTINNIRVNGEEICHNQSKGNGHNRNFSEDIGSLTINECRANKVEENCHNQPEVKEQQQISRHNSAERNIFKAAEIAERFIQALDNRVLVETAAPIESVKDAVSKFGGILDWKERRKNVQLKLDKVREEGPEYQRRFIAEEVEKSKVLQELCSTRRIIEGLKLSLEKAQTEALQAQQDAELAEIRCKEIQQGIARKESAAVKAEIVLAKERHATALADLKSVKEELEQLEKEHAALITHRENAEIRAHESTAASQEIEKIVEDLTLELISLKESLTSSHATHIIAEERRINVALAYEQEKLDSQNELKQAEEEIQKLNGDISANKDLESKLEAASALLANLQRDFTAYMEGILPEKEGEVGEEVRSMVGVQMKLATTRKELEDMRTNIETAKDEVKGLWNTAAALRADLEKEKADLTALKDKVHHATVSVSSLQEELRKTARELSVVQQRTEAAKMPIELQQATQETQRAKAKARSACDEVTKASEEADRAKADVNIVQLKQEAVSREILAVKASEEIAMASANALQEYKEEGEIDPQADRRSDKSMMVPLEDYDALNKRAKEAEDRAKKRVMEAVEKIKEAKEGEVRSLDKLHQLAKQIDERREALREAHEKSITAQEKKLTMESELRKRRAKHGQHYTAGDADLAIPDVCLLNSACSFDAAGSSASHMQGGGTARADTTTTSAATEPKARKSFFPRSIATMFMNRKKAHSK is encoded by the exons ATGGAGGAACTGAATGTTGAAGGAGTGCAGCAAGTGGAGGAACTGAATGTCAAAGGGGTGCAGCAAGAGGAGGAACTGAATGTTAAAGGGGTACATCAAGTAGCTGTTGTTCCAAACACTGTCGACTCACTGGAAAACTTGACTGATTCAAAGCCTCTTGTTTCTGTTGGTTTTACTGAAAGTTCCCCAGATGGTCATAACAGACATTTAAGTGAAGATTTAAGTTCGCTTACAATTAATAATATACGTGTGAATGGGGAGGAGATTTGCCACAACCAATCTAAGGGGAATGGTCACAATAGAAATTTCAGTGAAGATATAGGTTCCCTTACAATTAATGAATGCCGTGCAAACAAAGTAGAGGAAAATTGTCATAACCAGCCTGAAGTGAAGGAACAACAACAAATTAGTCGCCATAACTCAGCTGAAAGAAACATTTTTAAGGCAGCAGAGATCGCCGAACGTTTCATTCAGGCTCTAGATAATAGAGTTCTTGTTGAAACTGCAGCACCGATTGAATCTGTTAAAGATGCTGTTAGCAAATTTGGAGGGATTCTTGACTGGAAAGAG AGGCGTAAAAATGTTCAACTCAAACTTGACAAGGTGCGGGAAGAAGGGCCCGAGTACCAGAGAAGATTCATAGCTGAAGAAGTTGAGAAAAGCAAAGTTCTGCAGGAGCTGTGTAGCACCAGGCGGATCATAGAAGGGCTGAAATTAAGCCTGGAGAAAGCACAAACTGAAGCATTGCAAGCACAGCAAGATGCAGAGCTCGCTGAGATACGATGCAAAGAGATACAACAGGGCATTGCTCGCAAAGAGAGTGCTGCAGTGAAGGCAGAGATTGTTCTTGCCAAAGAACGCCACGCGACTGCCTTAGCAGACTTGAAGTCAGTTAAAGAGGAGCTAGAGCAGCTTGAGAAGGAACACGCAGCTTTAATTACACATAGGGAGAATGCCGAGATTAGAGCACAtgaatccactgccgcgtctcaGGAGATTGAGAAGATCGTGGAGGACCTTACCCTTGAGCTCATCTCACTGAAAGAGTCACTTACCTCTTCGCACGCTACCCACATTATAGCAGAGGAGCGAAGAATAAATGTGGCTTTGGCGTATGAGCAAGAAAAGCTGGATTCGCAGAATGAGTTGAAGCAAGCTGAGGAGGAGATTCAAAAGCTGAATGGCGATATCTCGGCCAATAAAGATCTTGAGTCTAAGCTAGAAGCTGCTTCTGCGTTGCTGGCAAATCTGCAACGTGACTTCACTGCTTATATGGAAGGGATACTGCCTGAGAAGGAAGGTGAGGTTGGAGAGGAAGTGCGATCCATGGTTGGTGTTCAGATGAAGCTGGCGACGACCAGGAAAGAGCTTGAGGATATGAGGACAAACATCGAAACGGCCAAGGATGAGGTGAAAGGGCTGTGGAATACTGCTGCTGCATTACGAGCTGATCTAGAGAAGGAGAAGGCAGACCTCACAGCATTGAAAGATAAAGTGCATCATGCAACAGTTTCTGTCTCGTCTCTCCAGGAAGAACTGAGAAAGACGGCGCGTGAGCTCAGCGTGGTACAGCAGAGAACAGAAGCGGCTAAAATGCCCATAGAGCTACAGCAGGCTACTCAAGAAACACAACGAGCAAAGGCGAAGGCTCGGTCGGCCTGCGATGAGGTTACAAAGGCTAGCGAAGAGGCAGACCGAGCTAAGGCAGACGTCAACATTGTCCAGTTGAAGCAAGAAGCAGTTTCAAGGGAGATACTCGCGGTTAAAGCATCAGAAGAGATCGCAATGGCCTCAGCAAATGCGCTGCAAGAATACAAAGAGGAGGGAGAAATAGATCCCCAAGCTGACCGAAGAAGTGACAAGAGCATGATGGTACCACTTGAAGACTACGATGCGTTGAACAAGAGAGCAAAGGAAGCCGAGGACCGAGCTAAGAAGCGGGTTATGGAGGCGGTTGAGAAGATCAAGGAGGCCAAGGAGGGAGAGGTGAGGAGCTTGGATAAGTTGCATCAGCTGGCCAAACAGATTGATGAAAGGAGGGAGGCGCTGAGGGAGGCGCATGAGAAATCCATCACAGCACAAGAAAAAAAGTTAACAATGGAGAGCGAGCTGAGGAAAAGAAGAGCGAAGCATGGCCAACATTACACGGCGGGGGATGCTGATCTTGCGATTCCTGATGTCTGCCTTCTGAACAGTGCATGCTCTTTCGATGCAGCGGGATCGTCCGCTTCTCATATGCAAGGAGGGGGAACAGCTAGAGCTGACACTACCACGACAAGTGCAGCAACAGAGCCAAAGGCGCGGAAGTCGTTCTTCCCTCGCTCCATAGCGACGATGTTCATGAATAGGAAGAAGGCGCATTCGAAGTGA
- the LOC119310096 gene encoding galactoside 2-alpha-L-fucosyltransferase-like isoform X2, whose product MDSKLATRVSRRPPPQPPAATRSAVWLIGLLVVLCFFSLPLFLALSRGRPNLSDVWHLGVSVTARDENATAGSESSDAPPPASRDRLLGGLLSPDISEGSCLSRMGLVECRYLVWAPTSGHIGDRVLSIASAFLYALLTRRVLLLQLADDMAGLFCEPFPGATWELPAGGFLPDHIKGLRRGSDRSYGNFIRAAKNKKDGSDDGPAGLPAESLPPYAYVHLEHDYQQPEQLFFCDDDQTVLSNVNWLILRSNLYFAAGLFLVPQFEEELRWMFPASDTAFHHVGRYLFHPSNEVWQLITRYYTSYMASFEENIGLQITTFAWNPVPFEEYFKQVSACTSQEKILPEVDTTPGVLHEATAATSKAVLVSSEHPEYAEKLKSMYYEHATVTGETVSVLQPGGGGNHSHNQKAVVEMFLQSYCDVSVVSGWSTVGYVGHGLAGLKPWLLLAPRNQTAADPPCVQATSMEPCFHAPPSYDCRAKKKGDLGAVLRHVRHCEDVGDGLKLFD is encoded by the exons ATGGACAGCAAGCTGGCGACGCGGGtgtcccgccggccgccgccgcagccaccgGCAGCCACGAGGAGCGCCGTGTGGCTCATCGGGCTGCTCGTGGTGCTCTGCTTCTTCTCCCTGCCGCTCTTCCTCGCGCTCTCCCGCGGCCGCCCCAACCTCTCCGACGTGTGGCATCTGGGCGTCAGCGTCACCGCGCGCGACG AGAATGCTACGGCTGGGTCAGAGTCTTCGGACGCGCCGCCACCGGCGAGCCGGGACAGGCTGCTCGGCGGGCTCCTCTCGCCGGACATCAGCGAGGGCTCCTGCCTGAGCCG CATGGGCCTCGTGGAGTGCCGCTACCTCGTGTGGGCGCCCACCTCGGGCCACATCGGCGACCGCGTGCTCTCCATCGCGTCCGCCTTCCTCTACGCGCTGCTCACCCGCCGCGTCCTCCTCCTGCAGCTCGCCGACGACATGGCCGGCCTCTTCTGCGAGCCCTTCCCGGGCGCGACGTGGGAGCTCCCAGCCGGGGGCTTCCTCCCCGACCACATCAAGGGGCTCCGCCGCGGCAGCGACCGCAGCTACGGGAACTTCATCCGGGCCGCCAAGAACAAGAAGGACGGGAGCGACGACGGCCCCGCCGGTTTGCCGGCCGAGTCGCTGCCGCCGTACGCGTACGTGCACCTGGAGCACGACTACCAGCAGCCGGAGCAGCTCTTCTTCTGCGACGACGACCAGACCGTCCTCAGCAACGTCAACTGGCTGATCCTGCGCTCCAACCTCTACTTCGCGGCGGGGCTGTTCCTGGTGCCGCAGTTCGAGGAGGAGCTCCGGTGGATGTTCCCGGCGAGCGACACGGCGTTCCACCACGTCGGGAGGTACCTGTTCCACCCGTCCAACGAGGTGTGGCAGCTCATCACCAGGTACTACACGTCGTACATGGCCAGCTTCGAGGAAAATATCGGGCTGCAGATCACCACCTTCGCCTGGAACCCCGTGCCGTTCGAGGAATACTTCAAGCAGGTCTCGGCATGCACGAGCCAGGAGAAGATCCTGCCGGAGGTCGACACCACCCCGGGCGTCCTCCatgaggcgacggcggcgacgtccAAGGCGGTGCTCGTCAGCTCGGAGCACCCGGAGTACGCCGAGAAGCTCAAGTCCATGTACTACGAGCACGCGACCGTGACCGGCGAGACCGTGAGCGTGCTGCAGCCCGGCGGCGGCGGGAACCACTCGCACAACCAGAAGGCGGTGGTGGAGATGTTCCTGCAGAGCTACTGCGACGTGTCGGTGGTGAGCGGCTGGTCCACCGTGGGGTACGTCGGGCACGGCCTCGCCGGGCTGAAGCCGTGGCTGCTGCTGGCGCCGAGGAACCAGACGGCGGCCGACCCGCCCTGCGTCCAGGCGACGTCCATGGAGCCGTGCTTCCACGCGCCGCCGAGCTACGATTGCAGGGCCAAGAAGAAGGGGGACCTCGGCGCCGTTCTCCGGCACGTCAGGCATTGCGAAGATGTCGGCGATGGCCTCAAACTATTCGACTGA
- the LOC119310096 gene encoding galactoside 2-alpha-L-fucosyltransferase-like isoform X1 codes for MDSKLATRVSRRPPPQPPAATRSAVWLIGLLVVLCFFSLPLFLALSRGRPNLSDVWHLGVSVTARDENATAGSESSDAPPPASRDRLLGGLLSPDISEGSCLSRYASSLHRRPSPHLPSPYLASRLRKYEALHRKCGPGTLSYKKSLMQLPSPHSMGLVECRYLVWAPTSGHIGDRVLSIASAFLYALLTRRVLLLQLADDMAGLFCEPFPGATWELPAGGFLPDHIKGLRRGSDRSYGNFIRAAKNKKDGSDDGPAGLPAESLPPYAYVHLEHDYQQPEQLFFCDDDQTVLSNVNWLILRSNLYFAAGLFLVPQFEEELRWMFPASDTAFHHVGRYLFHPSNEVWQLITRYYTSYMASFEENIGLQITTFAWNPVPFEEYFKQVSACTSQEKILPEVDTTPGVLHEATAATSKAVLVSSEHPEYAEKLKSMYYEHATVTGETVSVLQPGGGGNHSHNQKAVVEMFLQSYCDVSVVSGWSTVGYVGHGLAGLKPWLLLAPRNQTAADPPCVQATSMEPCFHAPPSYDCRAKKKGDLGAVLRHVRHCEDVGDGLKLFD; via the exons ATGGACAGCAAGCTGGCGACGCGGGtgtcccgccggccgccgccgcagccaccgGCAGCCACGAGGAGCGCCGTGTGGCTCATCGGGCTGCTCGTGGTGCTCTGCTTCTTCTCCCTGCCGCTCTTCCTCGCGCTCTCCCGCGGCCGCCCCAACCTCTCCGACGTGTGGCATCTGGGCGTCAGCGTCACCGCGCGCGACG AGAATGCTACGGCTGGGTCAGAGTCTTCGGACGCGCCGCCACCGGCGAGCCGGGACAGGCTGCTCGGCGGGCTCCTCTCGCCGGACATCAGCGAGGGCTCCTGCCTGAGCCGGTACGCGTCGTCCCTCCACCGCAGGCCGTCGCCGCACTTGCCGTCGCCGTACCTGGCGTCCCGGCTGCGCAAGTACGAGGCGCTCCACCGCAAGTGCGGCCCGGGCACGCTCTCCTACAAGAAGTCGCTGATGCAGCTGCCTTCCCCGCACAGCATGGGCCTCGTGGAGTGCCGCTACCTCGTGTGGGCGCCCACCTCGGGCCACATCGGCGACCGCGTGCTCTCCATCGCGTCCGCCTTCCTCTACGCGCTGCTCACCCGCCGCGTCCTCCTCCTGCAGCTCGCCGACGACATGGCCGGCCTCTTCTGCGAGCCCTTCCCGGGCGCGACGTGGGAGCTCCCAGCCGGGGGCTTCCTCCCCGACCACATCAAGGGGCTCCGCCGCGGCAGCGACCGCAGCTACGGGAACTTCATCCGGGCCGCCAAGAACAAGAAGGACGGGAGCGACGACGGCCCCGCCGGTTTGCCGGCCGAGTCGCTGCCGCCGTACGCGTACGTGCACCTGGAGCACGACTACCAGCAGCCGGAGCAGCTCTTCTTCTGCGACGACGACCAGACCGTCCTCAGCAACGTCAACTGGCTGATCCTGCGCTCCAACCTCTACTTCGCGGCGGGGCTGTTCCTGGTGCCGCAGTTCGAGGAGGAGCTCCGGTGGATGTTCCCGGCGAGCGACACGGCGTTCCACCACGTCGGGAGGTACCTGTTCCACCCGTCCAACGAGGTGTGGCAGCTCATCACCAGGTACTACACGTCGTACATGGCCAGCTTCGAGGAAAATATCGGGCTGCAGATCACCACCTTCGCCTGGAACCCCGTGCCGTTCGAGGAATACTTCAAGCAGGTCTCGGCATGCACGAGCCAGGAGAAGATCCTGCCGGAGGTCGACACCACCCCGGGCGTCCTCCatgaggcgacggcggcgacgtccAAGGCGGTGCTCGTCAGCTCGGAGCACCCGGAGTACGCCGAGAAGCTCAAGTCCATGTACTACGAGCACGCGACCGTGACCGGCGAGACCGTGAGCGTGCTGCAGCCCGGCGGCGGCGGGAACCACTCGCACAACCAGAAGGCGGTGGTGGAGATGTTCCTGCAGAGCTACTGCGACGTGTCGGTGGTGAGCGGCTGGTCCACCGTGGGGTACGTCGGGCACGGCCTCGCCGGGCTGAAGCCGTGGCTGCTGCTGGCGCCGAGGAACCAGACGGCGGCCGACCCGCCCTGCGTCCAGGCGACGTCCATGGAGCCGTGCTTCCACGCGCCGCCGAGCTACGATTGCAGGGCCAAGAAGAAGGGGGACCTCGGCGCCGTTCTCCGGCACGTCAGGCATTGCGAAGATGTCGGCGATGGCCTCAAACTATTCGACTGA